In the Rubrivivax gelatinosus IL144 genome, CGCAGTAGCCGCAGTCCGCGCCGGCGTGCAGGCTGGCCGGCAGGCCGCTGTCGCCGTGGCCGCCCTCGGTGCTGCAGAGCTCGGCCCAGGACGGCGGCGCCTGCGCCGCCAGCACCCGGCTGATCGACGGCATGAGCGCCATGAGCAGCGCGGCCAGGAAGGCCAGGCGGGACATGGAGCGCAGGAATGCCGTGCGGCGGAGCATGGGGCGGATTCTCGCCGCCCGGCGGGCGACATTCCTTCAATTGCTTCAAGAATCGAAGCTCGCCGCCGCCGGGCTAAGCTGGCGCCCATGCGGGCCGCCCTCGACGCCGTCTACCGCGAACACGCGCGCCGCGTGTTCTCGACGCTGGTGCGGCTGCTCGGCAGCTTCGAGCTCGCCGAGGAGGCGCTGCACGACGCCTTCCTCGCCGCCGCCGAGCAATGGCCGGCGCACGGCGTGCCGGCGCATCCGGTGGCCTGGCTGGTGTCGGCCGGGCGCTACCGCACGATCGACCGGCTGCGGCGCGAACGCCGCTTCATGGCCTGGGACGACACGCTGGCCGACCCCGCGCCCGGGCCCGACGCGCTGGCCGAGGCCCGCGACGAAATCCCCGACGACCGGCTGCGCCTGGTCTTCACCTGCTGCCACCCCAGCTTGTCGGAAGACGCGCGCATCGCGCTGACGCTGCGCGAGGTCTGCGGCCTGGGCACCGAGGCCATCGCCGCGGCCTTCGTGCTGCCGACGCCGACGCTGGCGCAGCGCATCGTGCGCGCCAAGGCCAAGATCGCCGCGGCCCGCATCCCCTACGAAGTCCCCGGACCGGCCGAGCTGCCGGCGCGCCTGACCAGCGTGCTGCGCGT is a window encoding:
- a CDS encoding DUF2946 family protein; the protein is MSRLAFLAALLMALMPSISRVLAAQAPPSWAELCSTEGGHGDSGLPASLHAGADCGYCVLGAPMPPPRWQAPLPPLAPATQLALVDEPPRARPVRLCGLGAQGPPASL